A genomic segment from Gavia stellata isolate bGavSte3 chromosome 4, bGavSte3.hap2, whole genome shotgun sequence encodes:
- the RERGL gene encoding ras-related and estrogen-regulated growth inhibitor-like protein yields MTEVKLAVLGGSGAGKSALAVRFLTRRFIGEYASNAECIYTKHLCLDGRQIQLEIYDPCSQAQWGKLSFTDELHWADGFIIVYDISDRASFAFAKALLYRIRESHTGACKKMIESSVFLVGNKQDLCHMREVGWDEGQKLAMDNKCQFCELSAAEHYQEVVAMFTKVLKNVTSNLKVKEKRRPSGSKSMAKLINNVFGKRRKSV; encoded by the exons ATGACCGAGGTGAAGCTGGCCGTGCTGGGCGGTAGCGGAGCCGGCAAGTCGG CGCTGGCGGTGCGGTTTCTGACCAGGCGGTTCATCGGAGAGTACGCGTCCAACGCCG AATGCATCTACACTAAACACTTATGCCTGGATGGGAGGCAGATACAATTGGAAATTTATGACCCTTGTTCACAG GCACAGTGGGGGAAGCTCTCCTTCACAGACGAGCTCCACTGGGCTGATGGATTTATCATTGTTTATGACATCAGTGACAGAGCAtcatttgcatttgcaaaagcATTGCTGTACAGGATCCGAGAATCTCACACAGGAGCTTGTAAAAA AATGATCGAGTCATCGGTATTTTTGGTTGGTAATAAACAGGATTTATGCCACATGAGGGAAGTTGGCTGGGATGAAGGACAAAAGCTGGCAATGGATAACAAGTGCCAATTCTGTGAACTGTCTGCAGCAGAACATTATCAGGAAGTTGTGGCAATGTTCACAAAAGTCCTGAAGAATGTCACCTCAAATCtcaaagtgaaggaaaagagaagaccAAGTGGATCAAAGTCAATGGCCAAGTTAATCAACAATGTGtttggaaagagaaggaaatctgTGTAA